In Oligoflexia bacterium, the following are encoded in one genomic region:
- a CDS encoding fibronectin type III domain-containing protein → MPKGGPILNSSDVKAIFDWIQAGALNDTIDTNAQAIAPSSLAASGITNTQITLNWIDNANNESGFKVERATNINGPFTQIANIAANTTGTIDFNLTASTTYFYRVRAFNALGDSLTSNTVTAVTLAAPTTAPIAPTNLLTSAVSSSGINLTWSDNSNNETTFNIERALVSNGPFTFINSVSSNISNFSDTGLTASTNYFYRVQAVNSIGGSGFSNISNTFTNAAAITAPAAPSGLSSVAFSATQINLTWVDGSNNETGFTIESASSSGGTFTVVTTTAAGATSFSNTGIAAGTTRFYKVKAVNSAGSSSYTATSNATTFGTFSLISSTILQPKCNSCHGGSNPSGGYTTNTFAGTITRVVNFDPNNSKLYQRTLSGSMPVGSGALTQAQLELIRTWIQSGAPNN, encoded by the coding sequence ATGCCCAAAGGAGGGCCAATACTTAATTCTTCTGATGTGAAGGCCATATTTGATTGGATTCAAGCCGGAGCACTCAATGACACGATCGACACCAACGCGCAAGCTATTGCACCGTCATCTCTCGCAGCTTCAGGAATCACCAATACACAAATTACACTTAACTGGATTGATAACGCAAATAATGAAAGCGGCTTTAAAGTTGAACGTGCCACAAATATAAACGGGCCCTTCACACAAATTGCAAATATTGCAGCAAATACTACAGGTACAATTGATTTCAACCTCACGGCATCAACTACTTACTTCTATAGGGTTCGTGCCTTTAATGCTTTGGGTGATTCTCTAACTTCAAACACAGTTACTGCTGTCACATTAGCCGCTCCAACGACAGCGCCGATAGCTCCTACTAATCTATTAACCTCAGCTGTGTCATCTTCTGGAATAAATTTAACTTGGTCTGATAATTCAAATAATGAAACCACTTTTAATATTGAAAGAGCACTCGTAAGTAATGGTCCATTTACATTTATTAATTCAGTGAGTTCTAATATCAGTAATTTTTCTGATACAGGATTAACCGCATCTACAAATTATTTTTACCGTGTGCAAGCTGTAAATAGTATTGGTGGATCTGGTTTTTCAAATATCTCTAATACCTTTACAAACGCTGCGGCAATCACGGCTCCTGCAGCACCTTCTGGGCTTTCAAGTGTGGCTTTTTCAGCTACACAGATTAATCTGACCTGGGTTGATGGGTCTAATAATGAAACTGGATTCACAATTGAGAGTGCCAGCAGTTCAGGTGGCACTTTCACTGTAGTGACAACAACCGCGGCTGGGGCGACGTCATTTTCAAACACCGGCATCGCAGCAGGTACTACCCGGTTTTATAAAGTTAAAGCGGTAAATTCAGCGGGTAGTTCGAGTTATACTGCGACTTCAAATGCTACGACTTTTGGAACATTCAGTTTAATCTCGAGTACGATTTTACAACCCAAATGCAATAGTTGTCATGGAGGTTCAAATCCTTCAGGTGGGTACACTACAAATACTTTTGCAGGCACTATCACCCGTGTCGTTAACTTTGATCCAAATAACAGTAAATTATACCAAAGAACTTTGTCGGGTTCAATGCCCGTAGGCAGTGGTGCTCTGACACAGGCGCAGCTCGAACTCATAAGAACGTGGATCCAAAGTGGTGCGCCAAATAATTAA
- a CDS encoding sigma-70 family RNA polymerase sigma factor: MKADIDLVKEVKAGDKAAYAELVKRHQKALYRLALRFTRDHGSAEDVVQDSLVKAYQKLHTFEERSSFKSWLFRIAINTSKNKLRAQSNTDLDIENVIVSVDSKVEADFEYKEVQGFINEEVQKLPDRQRMALTLRVFEDMSFQEIAQIMDCPYDTAKANYRHAVLKLKKVLTAKGGDDASRWLMPEENINSTINTEPNRE, translated from the coding sequence ATGAAGGCTGATATAGACCTGGTCAAAGAAGTTAAAGCGGGGGACAAGGCCGCGTATGCCGAGTTGGTGAAGCGCCATCAAAAGGCTCTCTACCGTTTGGCTTTACGGTTCACTAGAGACCACGGCTCCGCTGAAGATGTTGTGCAAGACAGTCTTGTGAAGGCTTATCAGAAGCTGCACACGTTTGAAGAGCGAAGTAGTTTTAAGAGTTGGCTTTTTCGAATAGCCATTAACACGAGTAAAAATAAACTTCGCGCTCAGTCGAACACGGATTTAGATATTGAGAATGTAATTGTGAGTGTAGATTCGAAAGTTGAAGCAGATTTTGAATACAAAGAAGTACAAGGGTTTATCAACGAGGAAGTACAAAAATTGCCAGACCGACAAAGGATGGCGTTAACTTTAAGAGTTTTTGAAGATATGAGTTTTCAAGAGATTGCACAAATTATGGATTGTCCTTACGACACAGCGAAAGCAAATTATCGCCACGCCGTGTTGAAGTTAAAGAAGGTTCTCACTGCCAAGGGCGGTGACGATGCGAGTCGTTGGTTGATGCCAGAAGAAAATATAAACTCGACCATAAATACTGAACCGAATCGGGAGTGA
- a CDS encoding PhoH family protein — MSKTAAARKRFVIDTNVILFDPQAIFKFVNADIIIPISVIEEMDRFKKDLGENGRNARQFSRFVDVLRSKGALSKGVLLEKSHSYFFVNLDNDSDILPEQLERNKVDNRILALAMRLQREKPPRPVVLITKDTNLRIKADVFGIQAEDYEPQKVDIDDLFSGVTEYEVAADAIDSFYAEKQMPISDPAITPNQYIIFKDITNPNHSAIARYNGLTKAAVPLIKPSDNVWGIFPRNVEQSFALDCLLNDDIKLVSLVGKAGTGKTLLALAAGLSKTLDEGKYHRLLVSRPIFPMGRDIGYLPGDVEEKLNPWMQPVFDNIEYLLGSGTSQKRAAGRCQELISQGMLNIEPLTYIRGRSIPNQYLIVDEAQNLTPHEIKTIITRAGSGTKVVLTGDCYQIDNPYVDSANNGLAYVVERFKNEAIAAHVTLSKGERSELAELAANLL, encoded by the coding sequence TTGAGCAAAACAGCCGCTGCCCGAAAACGTTTCGTCATTGATACCAACGTTATACTGTTTGATCCCCAAGCAATTTTCAAATTTGTAAACGCTGATATCATCATTCCCATTTCAGTAATTGAAGAAATGGATCGTTTCAAAAAAGATCTAGGAGAAAACGGTCGTAATGCGCGCCAGTTTTCTAGATTTGTAGACGTACTTCGATCAAAGGGTGCATTAAGTAAAGGTGTGCTACTTGAAAAAAGTCACAGCTACTTTTTTGTAAATTTAGATAACGATTCAGATATTTTACCTGAACAATTAGAGCGAAACAAAGTTGATAATCGAATTTTAGCTTTGGCAATGAGACTCCAGCGTGAAAAACCTCCACGCCCAGTTGTGCTCATAACAAAAGATACAAATCTTCGTATTAAGGCCGATGTGTTTGGCATTCAGGCTGAAGATTACGAACCACAAAAAGTCGATATCGATGATCTATTTAGTGGTGTAACAGAGTATGAAGTAGCCGCTGACGCTATCGATAGTTTTTATGCTGAAAAGCAAATGCCTATCAGCGACCCAGCAATTACTCCTAATCAATATATTATTTTTAAAGACATCACGAATCCGAATCACAGTGCCATCGCAAGATACAATGGTTTAACAAAAGCTGCGGTGCCGCTCATTAAGCCAAGCGATAATGTTTGGGGAATTTTCCCCCGTAACGTTGAGCAAAGTTTTGCGCTCGATTGTCTGCTCAATGATGACATCAAGCTTGTCTCACTTGTGGGAAAAGCTGGTACGGGAAAAACATTATTAGCTCTAGCTGCAGGTCTCTCAAAAACTTTAGATGAAGGAAAATATCACAGACTTCTAGTGAGTCGTCCAATTTTCCCGATGGGCCGAGATATTGGTTATTTGCCAGGTGACGTTGAAGAAAAACTTAATCCCTGGATGCAACCTGTTTTTGACAACATCGAATATCTTTTAGGTTCGGGTACGAGTCAAAAGCGAGCTGCTGGTCGTTGTCAAGAGTTGATCAGTCAAGGAATGCTCAACATTGAACCGCTTACGTACATTCGCGGTCGCAGTATTCCTAATCAATATTTGATTGTTGATGAAGCTCAAAATCTCACACCACATGAAATCAAAACTATTATTACGCGAGCGGGATCCGGAACCAAAGTAGTTCTCACAGGTGATTGTTATCAAATCGATAACCCCTATGTTGACTCTGCAAACAACGGACTTGCCTATGTGGTTGAGCGTTTTAAAAACGAAGCCATCGCAGCTCATGTGACCCTATCTAAGGGTGAGCGCTCAGAACTTGCTGAGCTCGCAGCCAATCTTTTGTAG
- a CDS encoding YceI family protein — translation MIKVLSVVVLICFWTLTLFANPKTIVELGKGDGHVDFHAIGNPSSLKIHGVGGKPTGQIIVEENKVYGTIIFLLDTLDTKIKLRNEHTKKKYLEIDKYPEARLEITEVKFPGPIPKGDFSLDNLSFQGKLTVHGVTKPVVGKTKIEREGNTISVEAGFTIKVIDFNIKTPSFAGITMADNVNIEAVFTAPSTTVK, via the coding sequence ATGATTAAAGTTCTAAGCGTGGTGGTTTTGATTTGTTTTTGGACTCTGACTTTATTTGCGAATCCAAAAACAATTGTTGAGCTTGGTAAGGGTGATGGCCATGTTGATTTTCATGCAATAGGTAACCCAAGTTCTCTTAAAATTCACGGAGTTGGTGGCAAACCAACGGGTCAAATTATTGTTGAAGAAAACAAGGTTTATGGAACAATCATTTTTTTACTCGATACCCTTGATACAAAAATTAAACTTCGCAATGAGCACACTAAGAAAAAATATCTTGAAATCGACAAATACCCAGAAGCAAGACTAGAGATTACAGAGGTAAAGTTTCCGGGTCCGATACCTAAAGGAGATTTTTCTTTAGATAATTTATCTTTTCAAGGCAAACTCACAGTTCATGGAGTTACTAAACCGGTAGTTGGAAAAACAAAAATCGAGAGAGAAGGTAATACTATTTCAGTAGAAGCTGGATTCACTATAAAAGTAATAGATTTCAATATTAAAACACCTTCATTTGCTGGGATCACCATGGCTGATAATGTCAATATTGAAGCAGTCTTTACCGCACCCAGCACAACTGTGAAATAA
- a CDS encoding PilZ domain-containing protein yields MTVKSNVIDFNKHKNSHKVKATHNDIEKIEHEPSPIIDMTKRRDQLADQDRREVTRTVFSQFIGVFIVLPKLGLQPVSIYDISAGGLAFDLPSELGQFNIGEAVTMRIYLSHDTYFSYSAKIANVRAVDHGAVLRHGTILQKDDESYETLTHFMHFLQAVARVAKKDNGDRQMGRVD; encoded by the coding sequence ATGACAGTTAAATCCAATGTAATAGACTTCAATAAGCATAAAAATTCACATAAAGTTAAAGCGACTCATAATGACATCGAAAAGATCGAGCATGAGCCATCTCCTATTATTGATATGACAAAGCGTCGTGATCAGCTTGCAGATCAAGATCGCCGTGAAGTAACCCGTACTGTATTTTCTCAATTTATTGGTGTGTTCATTGTATTGCCTAAACTCGGTCTACAGCCTGTTTCAATCTATGATATTTCAGCTGGTGGTTTGGCCTTTGACTTACCCTCAGAACTTGGCCAATTCAACATTGGTGAAGCTGTCACCATGCGTATTTATTTAAGTCATGACACTTACTTTAGTTATTCAGCAAAAATCGCCAATGTCCGTGCAGTTGATCATGGCGCAGTTTTACGTCATGGAACAATTTTGCAAAAAGATGATGAGTCTTACGAGACACTCACGCATTTCATGCATTTTCTCCAAGCCGTTGCTCGAGTTGCTAAAAAAGATAATGGCGATCGTCAAATGGGCCGAGTTGACTGA
- a CDS encoding class I SAM-dependent methyltransferase yields the protein MNESSIPKPVGRAPFAVKLLKPKASDRVLNIGCFDGGLELHYLLGKVESFNGIDMNATAVEKASHWSSEIFGKSVFQVAAAENLPFADSTFDKVLCLDTFEHVNDEQKTADEIFRVLKPSGILILSVPHDFLNFLDHDELTRGPRNFVRKYIKNKPLLDHPKHRHYSEADLKKYFSKFEFEYVHKCGTPVFWSLAFVQCAMGLPEKITQRISTLTAPLENWDYRTKLPTGFNIFVRMRKT from the coding sequence ATGAATGAAAGTTCAATTCCTAAACCCGTAGGACGCGCCCCTTTTGCAGTGAAACTTTTAAAGCCTAAGGCTAGCGATCGAGTTCTTAATATCGGCTGCTTTGATGGCGGATTAGAGCTTCACTATCTTTTAGGAAAAGTAGAATCATTTAACGGCATTGATATGAATGCCACAGCAGTAGAAAAAGCATCTCACTGGAGTTCTGAAATTTTTGGCAAGAGTGTATTTCAAGTTGCAGCAGCTGAGAATCTTCCTTTTGCTGACAGCACTTTTGATAAAGTTTTGTGTCTTGATACATTTGAACATGTAAATGACGAACAAAAAACAGCCGATGAGATTTTTCGAGTTTTAAAACCTAGTGGAATTCTCATTTTATCTGTTCCCCATGATTTTTTAAATTTTTTAGATCACGATGAACTCACCCGTGGACCAAGAAATTTCGTACGTAAATATATTAAAAACAAGCCTCTCCTTGATCACCCCAAACATCGCCATTACTCAGAGGCAGATTTAAAAAAATATTTTAGTAAATTCGAATTTGAATATGTGCATAAGTGTGGAACACCCGTTTTTTGGAGCTTAGCTTTTGTACAATGTGCCATGGGATTACCAGAAAAAATCACTCAGCGCATTTCAACCCTAACTGCACCTTTAGAAAATTGGGATTACCGCACAAAGCTACCTACGGGATTTAATATATTCGTACGAATGCGAAAGACTTAA
- a CDS encoding ATP-binding protein: protein MIHFERIGVSQEPLFDIFDGPEEFLRDPHFWLSIPQVEKLFEKASRIFSDPNIAQTVASHAVEYQTWGALDSVFKMMSAPEDYYSNLGRFFSYFVAPLEDFKETERGDSFVRFQFPVDRDVAPHIFNFLRTVLENLPRYTGHPPVISDWSEMKKEMWISWDTAQPSLFDVEPGQVLNPRLIQHLTSTLESNERQLEAKNRIIMQQQFELERLRTELQTQVREKIYAEKMTGLAQLAAGVAHEINNPLSFVMSNLGRFDDYFHRLQTYFLELERKLLLGDVTAPDWLHEIKERLDIDFVITETPSMLTEASEGLNRVKEIVKDLSSLAHPKTGREEKKIATDINSIIESAIKVFSDEFGQRIKIEKQLSLAVHVKVFPVRISQVFMNLLSNAIHAILQNGVIEVKTMHKDNLAVIEIADNGVGMDDTVMGRIFTPFFTTKEVGKGTGLGLSIAQSIVEMHKGRIDVKSEKGRGSRFIVTLPINDLHIEGGSQHV, encoded by the coding sequence TTGATTCATTTTGAGCGCATTGGTGTGTCTCAGGAGCCTCTTTTTGATATTTTTGACGGACCAGAAGAATTTCTGCGTGACCCTCATTTTTGGCTAAGTATTCCCCAAGTTGAAAAACTTTTTGAAAAAGCTTCGCGCATTTTTTCTGATCCAAATATTGCTCAAACTGTCGCATCACATGCTGTTGAATATCAAACTTGGGGAGCCTTAGACAGCGTTTTCAAAATGATGTCAGCGCCTGAAGATTATTATTCAAATCTTGGAAGATTTTTTTCTTATTTCGTAGCCCCCTTAGAAGATTTTAAAGAGACCGAGCGGGGCGATTCTTTTGTACGTTTTCAATTTCCAGTCGATCGCGATGTTGCGCCTCATATTTTTAATTTTTTAAGAACGGTTTTAGAAAATCTTCCGCGCTATACGGGGCACCCGCCAGTTATTTCAGACTGGAGCGAAATGAAAAAAGAAATGTGGATCAGCTGGGATACCGCCCAACCAAGTCTTTTTGATGTTGAGCCTGGGCAAGTTTTAAACCCAAGACTTATTCAACATCTTACTTCAACTTTAGAATCTAACGAGCGTCAACTCGAAGCAAAAAATCGCATCATCATGCAACAACAATTCGAGCTTGAAAGACTTCGCACCGAACTTCAAACCCAAGTGCGTGAAAAAATATATGCAGAAAAAATGACGGGCCTTGCGCAATTAGCAGCGGGTGTGGCACACGAAATTAATAATCCACTTTCATTTGTTATGAGTAATTTGGGCCGCTTTGATGATTATTTTCACCGACTTCAAACTTACTTTTTAGAACTCGAAAGAAAACTTCTGTTAGGAGACGTAACAGCACCTGATTGGCTCCATGAAATTAAAGAACGACTAGATATTGATTTTGTCATAACAGAAACGCCCAGTATGTTGACCGAGGCAAGTGAAGGGCTTAACCGCGTAAAAGAAATTGTAAAAGATCTTTCAAGCCTTGCTCATCCTAAAACGGGGCGCGAAGAAAAAAAGATCGCTACCGACATCAATAGTATTATTGAAAGCGCGATAAAGGTTTTTAGTGATGAGTTTGGTCAACGCATTAAAATTGAAAAACAATTGTCTTTAGCCGTACACGTTAAAGTGTTTCCAGTGCGCATCAGCCAAGTTTTTATGAATTTACTCAGTAACGCAATTCATGCAATTTTGCAAAATGGTGTGATTGAAGTGAAGACTATGCATAAAGACAATCTTGCGGTTATAGAAATTGCCGATAACGGCGTAGGTATGGATGACACGGTGATGGGGCGAATCTTCACACCCTTTTTCACAACAAAAGAAGTTGGTAAAGGCACTGGTTTAGGATTGAGTATTGCTCAAAGCATTGTTGAAATGCATAAAGGTCGCATTGACGTAAAAAGTGAAAAGGGAAGAGGTAGTCGGTTCATCGTTACACTTCCAATTAATGATTTACACATCGAAGGAGGATCACAACATGTCTAA
- a CDS encoding anti-sigma factor, giving the protein MSTDRMENLICKVDEELWLDYVEGELDQTLRADLTLHVEDCGHCRKTLQALQLVRKNIKPHKIQLPDDLAFKRLENKIMAEINKTYIESPAYSWKSQTQKMAFTAAAVFIVVFGTLFVNPFRGNKLQTSQFQIELGAEEQFFAQTAANDPKFFNSVIMSHQDSDDMVMEAAAQRLSAMSDVEARALLEELN; this is encoded by the coding sequence GTGTCTACAGATCGTATGGAAAATTTAATTTGCAAAGTAGATGAAGAATTATGGCTTGATTATGTCGAGGGTGAACTTGACCAGACTCTTCGTGCTGATTTAACACTGCACGTTGAAGATTGCGGCCATTGTCGTAAAACTTTACAGGCACTTCAGCTAGTACGAAAAAATATTAAGCCTCACAAGATACAACTTCCCGATGATCTTGCTTTCAAAAGATTAGAAAACAAAATCATGGCTGAAATTAATAAGACATACATTGAATCGCCTGCTTATTCATGGAAAAGCCAAACTCAGAAAATGGCATTTACTGCAGCCGCGGTTTTCATAGTTGTATTTGGCACGCTCTTCGTTAATCCTTTTCGTGGAAATAAATTACAAACATCACAGTTCCAGATTGAGTTGGGTGCTGAAGAGCAGTTTTTTGCTCAAACAGCGGCAAACGATCCAAAGTTTTTTAACAGCGTAATTATGAGTCACCAGGATTCGGATGACATGGTTATGGAAGCAGCAGCTCAAAGACTGAGCGCAATGTCCGACGTAGAAGCACGTGCATTGCTTGAAGAATTGAACTAG
- a CDS encoding CpaF family protein: protein MSGDTALSVFEAAIQSFLGPILPYLKDETVTEVMINGPKEIFIERKGKIIKVEAAFNDEDSLQAAVHNIAQSVGRRINDEKPTLDARLPDGSRIHAVFPPCARNGTTVSIRKFSKTKMTFPDYIKFGAITIDSAQFLDICMFLGKNIIVSGGTGSGKTTLLGLLSSRVPPGQRVIVIEDASELMLEYEHVVHFETRMADEQGKGIVSMSDLLKSSLRLRPDRIIVGEVRGAEAIELINAMNTGHKGCLGTVHANNPSDSMVRLETLAMSGDARVSELAIRSQLASAVQIVVQISRFSDGGRRISHISEVRGLNSDKTYNVVDIYHMSPMKREADGRLTGGLLPTGEVPTFVDEIENNRIPFNKDKFNRPRAA, encoded by the coding sequence ATGTCAGGCGATACTGCTCTGAGCGTATTTGAAGCTGCCATTCAAAGTTTTTTAGGCCCCATCTTGCCCTATCTCAAAGACGAAACCGTTACCGAAGTCATGATCAATGGTCCAAAAGAAATTTTCATTGAACGAAAAGGTAAGATCATAAAAGTTGAAGCTGCATTTAACGATGAAGATTCTCTTCAGGCTGCTGTGCATAATATCGCACAAAGTGTCGGGCGCCGAATTAATGATGAAAAGCCAACACTCGATGCGCGATTACCTGACGGGTCACGTATCCATGCCGTATTTCCTCCATGCGCTCGTAACGGCACAACTGTGAGCATTCGTAAATTTTCAAAAACAAAAATGACATTTCCTGATTACATAAAATTTGGGGCAATCACCATTGATAGCGCTCAATTTTTAGATATCTGCATGTTTTTAGGTAAAAACATAATCGTCAGCGGCGGTACGGGTTCGGGTAAAACAACATTACTTGGACTTCTTTCAAGCCGTGTACCCCCGGGGCAGCGTGTAATCGTCATCGAAGACGCAAGTGAGCTCATGCTTGAATACGAGCATGTCGTACATTTTGAGACGCGTATGGCGGATGAACAGGGTAAAGGCATTGTTTCAATGAGTGATCTGCTTAAAAGTAGTTTAAGGCTCAGACCAGATCGCATTATCGTGGGTGAGGTTCGTGGAGCAGAAGCAATTGAACTGATAAATGCCATGAACACAGGCCACAAGGGTTGCTTGGGAACAGTTCATGCGAATAATCCATCAGATTCAATGGTGAGACTTGAAACCCTTGCTATGAGCGGTGACGCCCGTGTGAGTGAGCTTGCAATCCGTAGTCAGCTTGCTTCAGCTGTTCAAATTGTCGTTCAGATTTCTAGATTTTCAGACGGGGGTCGTCGCATATCTCATATTTCTGAAGTACGCGGCTTAAATTCAGATAAAACCTATAACGTTGTTGATATTTACCATATGAGCCCCATGAAGCGAGAAGCCGATGGGCGCTTAACGGGAGGGCTTTTGCCAACTGGCGAAGTGCCCACCTTTGTAGATGAGATCGAAAACAACCGTATTCCTTTTAACAAAGACAAATTTAACCGTCCACGAGCTGCCTAA
- a CDS encoding aminopeptidase, with amino-acid sequence MKSAGIIFRYVLTVLSAFVLCGCQMGYIVQSGYHQMGLLIKKKNFERALVDPRIDENTKRKIRLVQEVKKFTEEKMAMPKTRNYDSFVLLDDRYVVYAVTASYKDRLEPYLWSFPIVGKVPYKGYFKKSGAEEEKLELEKQNLDVMQRGVSAYSTLGWFSDPLLSSMTSNEDDWLVETIIHELTHVAVYIKSNADFNEQLATFVGNKGMEQFYFQKQGASSPAILKAKQVAEDSNTFSQFIGQEVKALEDFYAKNKNSPTLLQDREQQFSKIKNNFEQGCKPKLKTDSYKYFSQQKLNNAVLIGYKTYYQDLDAFEKAYQKVGGDWNAFMKFFDSIKKLEDPWKNLKEFNMTPK; translated from the coding sequence ATGAAAAGTGCAGGAATTATTTTTAGATATGTTCTTACAGTTTTGAGCGCGTTTGTACTTTGCGGCTGTCAGATGGGCTATATTGTGCAATCAGGTTATCACCAAATGGGACTACTCATTAAAAAGAAAAATTTTGAGCGAGCCCTTGTTGACCCGCGCATCGATGAAAATACAAAACGTAAAATAAGACTTGTTCAAGAGGTGAAGAAATTCACTGAAGAAAAAATGGCCATGCCTAAAACACGCAACTATGACAGCTTCGTTTTACTCGATGATCGCTATGTGGTTTATGCAGTTACTGCGAGCTATAAAGATCGTCTTGAGCCGTATCTCTGGAGTTTTCCAATCGTGGGGAAAGTTCCATATAAAGGCTATTTTAAAAAATCAGGAGCAGAAGAAGAAAAACTAGAACTTGAAAAGCAAAACCTTGATGTCATGCAAAGAGGGGTAAGTGCTTACTCAACGCTAGGATGGTTTTCTGATCCGCTTTTATCAAGCATGACATCTAATGAAGACGATTGGTTGGTAGAAACCATCATTCACGAGCTCACCCACGTAGCAGTCTATATCAAAAGCAACGCAGATTTTAACGAACAGCTCGCAACGTTTGTAGGAAACAAAGGAATGGAGCAGTTTTATTTTCAAAAACAAGGAGCTTCATCACCAGCTATTTTAAAAGCAAAACAAGTGGCTGAAGATTCAAATACTTTTAGCCAGTTTATTGGCCAAGAAGTGAAAGCGCTTGAAGACTTTTACGCCAAAAATAAAAACTCACCAACACTGCTACAAGACCGCGAGCAACAATTTAGTAAAATCAAAAATAACTTTGAACAAGGCTGTAAACCCAAACTTAAAACCGATAGTTATAAATATTTTTCTCAACAAAAACTAAACAATGCGGTGCTCATTGGGTATAAAACTTACTATCAAGATCTTGATGCATTTGAGAAAGCTTACCAAAAAGTGGGTGGAGACTGGAATGCCTTTATGAAATTTTTTGATTCGATTAAAAAATTAGAAGACCCCTGGAAAAATCTTAAAGAATTCAACATGACACCAAAATAA
- a CDS encoding TonB family protein: MRIWLIFFGTSLLIHLTVWTTFVRPYDPLALLERQPIEVSIVEEQTLAPKTKFNRTVKDLLPPLEMLKPLDSSVATYQGHRDQRVKKETVAPNYGQDRNKISKAQIGGTNIVEESKEGLSAQKNRQSSKLGKLGQTLFSDGPSYTQYLPDTETGPVTALNTERFVYSSFFNRIEERFMPTWQRNFQNTIARKSDAEQRQLINQQRWVTQVEVILDSKGYVEDVIILNSSGSAELDNDAAQAFLENKYYPNPPQKMLKEDGKIHLMYKVALHTDR; encoded by the coding sequence ATGAGAATTTGGCTTATTTTCTTTGGTACCAGCTTATTAATCCATCTTACAGTGTGGACTACATTTGTACGCCCCTATGATCCACTCGCTTTGCTTGAACGCCAACCCATCGAAGTGAGCATAGTAGAAGAACAAACCCTAGCGCCAAAAACCAAATTTAATAGAACCGTTAAAGATCTTTTGCCTCCATTAGAAATGCTCAAGCCCCTTGATTCAAGTGTTGCTACTTATCAAGGTCATCGTGATCAGCGCGTGAAAAAAGAGACAGTAGCCCCCAACTATGGGCAAGACCGAAATAAAATTTCAAAGGCACAAATTGGTGGAACAAATATCGTTGAAGAATCAAAAGAAGGGTTATCAGCCCAAAAAAACCGTCAATCATCGAAGCTTGGAAAATTAGGCCAAACACTTTTTTCAGATGGACCCTCTTACACACAATATTTGCCCGACACAGAAACTGGTCCAGTAACAGCTCTCAATACAGAGCGTTTTGTATACTCTAGTTTTTTTAATCGCATCGAAGAAAGATTTATGCCCACGTGGCAGCGCAATTTTCAAAACACAATTGCACGCAAATCGGATGCAGAACAGCGCCAGCTCATAAATCAACAGCGTTGGGTAACACAGGTTGAGGTGATTTTAGATTCAAAGGGTTACGTAGAAGATGTTATTATTTTAAACAGCTCTGGCTCCGCAGAACTTGATAATGATGCAGCTCAAGCTTTTTTAGAAAATAAGTATTATCCAAACCCCCCTCAAAAAATGCTTAAAGAAGATGGTAAAATTCATCTCATGTATAAAGTTGCTCTACATACAGACAGATAA